A genome region from Taeniopygia guttata chromosome 5, bTaeGut7.mat, whole genome shotgun sequence includes the following:
- the DACT1 gene encoding dapper homolog 1 isoform X1, whose translation MKASPVASAPAAAGGPAGAPDARWREKGEAEAERQRTRERLEATLAGLGELEYLRQRQELLVKSLLLRRPAGAGAGAQGGRGEQPGEGPRSLEEKFLEENILLLRRQLNCLRRRDAGLLNQLQELDKQISDLRLDVEKTTDEHLETDSRPSSGFYELSDGASGSLSNSSNSVFSECLSSCHSSTCFCSPLEATLNISDGRPKSADLIGWMDYNKEGQHEDQTAGSVCRSLSTPHSNSLDVVADVHPKYQCDLVSKNGNDIYRYPSPLHAVAVQSPMFLLPVTENPQREEERLACDMSDVCTPSEMDSGQSTNAFPPQSSWPAPCPSTSKRIDSYILSLVQKKTHAVRTNKPRTSLNADATKGILRHGSMCVRQPAAMVAHGNVVNLKSSKPVGLPPGGAPAPDHTVPSPLKQRPREPAGEQLESRKAPLPAAFPPSTTTELQSKQLPRGVKPAPPELGRNTTATAGDAPKENGQLFAALPKETPGKAVVLQPENRVSQPPKKILLKSSLQAARSSSPAVEERPALDFKSEGSSSQSLDDGLLVNAQYIPAQQQNMKLHKGTRNVKILKSSALKHRSHLANGVENSSQTLREKAKLVGKKCRFPEELDTNKKLKKPSSRGKRGSGLPLEPSLPGRQGLHRSALRSHGHGREVVVAKPKHKRADYRRWKSSAEISYEEALRRARRNRREGVGVYSQVPLPYVSPYAYVASDSEYSAECESLFHSTVVDTSEDEQSNYTTNCFGDSESSLSEVEFVGESTTTSDSDESGGLIWSQFVQTLPIQTVTAPELHENAAKAFVKIKASHNLKKKILRFRSGSLKLMTTV comes from the exons ATGAAGGCGAGCCCCGTGGCGAGtgccccggcggcggcggggggacccGCGGGGGCGCCCGATGCGCGCTGGCGGGAGAAGGGCGAAGcggaggcggagcggcagcgcACCCGGGAGCGGCTGGAGGCCACGCTGGCCGGGCTGGGCGAGCTGGAGTACCTGcggcagaggcaggagctgctggtcaAGAGCCTCCTGCTgcggcggccggcgggagcgggagcCGGGGCGCAGGGCGGCCGCGGGGAGCAGCCCGGAGAGGGGCCGCGCAGCCTGgaggagaagttcctggaggaGAACATCCTCCTCCTGCGGAGGCAGCTG AACTGCTTGAGGAGGAGGGATGCTGGGTTATTAAATCAGTTGCAAGAGCTGGATAAGCAAATAAGTGATCTCCGCCTGGACGTGGAAAAAACGACAGATGAACACCTGGAGACAGACAGTCGTCCAAGTTCAG GGTTTTATGAGCTGAGTGATGGAGCTTCTGGATCGCTTTCCAATTCATCTAACTCTGTCTTCAGTGAGTGTTTATCCAGTTGCCATTCTAGCACTTGCTTTTGCAGCCCTTTGGAGGCAACACTGAATATCTCAGATGGACGCCCTAAATCTGCAG ATCTCATAGGCTGGATGGACTATAATAAGGAAGGCCAGCATGAGGACCAGACCGCAGGCTCTGTCTGTCGCTCTTTATCCACACCGCACTCAAATTCCCTCGATGTCGTTGCAGATGTACATCCCAAGTACCAGTGCGATCTGGTGTCTAAAAACGGGAACGACATCTACCGCTACCCCAGCCCGCTCCACgctgtggctgtgcagagcCCCATGTTCCTTCTCCCCGTGACTGAGAACCCCCAGCGAGAAGAGGAGAGGCTGGCTTGCGATATGAGCGACGTTTGCACGCCATCCGAAATGGACTCGGGACAATCCACCAACGCCTTCCCCCCGCAGAGCTCCTGGCCGGCTCCGTGCCCTTCCACCAGCAAGAGGATAGACAGCTACATCTTAAGCCTGGTTCAGAAAAAGACTCACGCAGTAAGGACTAACAAACCCCGGACGAGTCTCAACGCCGATGCCACCAAAGGGATCTTGAGGCATGGGAGCATGTGCGTCCGGCAGCCGGCAGCAATGGTGGCCCACGGCAATGTGGTGAACCTGAAGAGCTCCAAGCCGGTGGGTTTGCCTCCCGGTGGGGCCCCTGCTCCGGACCACACGGTTCCCTCCCCGCTAAAGCAGAGGCCGAGGGAGCcggctggggagcagctggagagtAGGAAGGCTCCTTTGCCGGCAGCTTTCCCACCCAGCACAACAACAGAACTCCAGAGCAAGCAGCTGCCCCGGGGCGTCAAACCGGCACCGCCGGAGCTCGGCCGCAACACCACGGCCACGGCCGGGGATGCCCCCAAGGAGAACGGCCAGCTCTTTGCTGCACTTCCCAAAGAGACCCCAGGGAAGGCGGTGGTGCTGCAGCCAGAGAACAGGGTCAGCCAGCCTCCCAAAAAGATCCTGTTGAAGAGCAGCTTGCAGGCAGCTCGCTCCTCGTCACCGGCTGTCGAGGAGAGACCTGCGCTGGATTTCAAAAGTGAGGGCTCTTCCTCGCAGAGCCTGGATGATGGGCTGCTGGTGAACGCCCAGTACATCCCggcccagcagcaaaacatgaAGCTTCACAAAGGCACCCGGAATGTCAAGATTTTGAAAAGCTCTGCGTTGAAACACAGGTCCCACCTTGCCAACGGGGTGGAAAACAGCTCGCAGACCTTGAGGGAGAAAGCCAAACTGGTCGGCAAGAAGTGCCGCTTTCCTGAGGAGTTGGATACAAATAAGAAACTGAAAAAGCCCTCGTCGCGGGGGAAGAGAGGCAGCGGCCTGCCGCTGGAGCCGAGCCTCCCGGGCCGGCAGGGCCTGCACCGATCCGCCCTCCGCTCCCACGGGCACGGCCGGGAGGTTGTGGTGGCCAAGCCCAAACACAAGCGGGCCGACTACCGCCGCTGGAAGTCCTCGGCGGAGATCTCCTACGAGGAGGCCCTGCGGAGGGCGAGGAGGAACCGGCGGGAGGGCGTGGGGGTCTACTCACAGGTGCCCCTGCCCTACGTCAGCCCCTACGCCTACGTGGCCAGCGACTCGGAGTACTCGGCCGAGTGCGAGTCCTTGTTCCACTCCACCGTGGTGGACACGAGCGAGGATGAGCAGAGCAACTACACCACGAACTGCTTTGGAGACAGCGAGTCAAGCCTGAGCGAGGTGGAGTTTGTAGGGGAGAGCACGACCACCAGCGACTCTGATGAGAGCGGGGGCCTGATTTGGTCCCAGTTTGTCCAGACGCTCCCCATCCAAACGGTCACGGCGCCGGAGCTGCATGAAAATGCGGCCAAGGCCTTTGTCAAAATCAAAGCCTCCCATAACCTCAAGAAGAAGATCCTCCGCTTTCGGTCAGGCTCCCTGAAGCTCATGACGACCGTCTAG
- the DACT1 gene encoding dapper homolog 1 isoform X4, with product MKASPVASAPAAAGGPAGAPDARWREKGEAEAERQRTRERLEATLAGLGELEYLRQRQELLVKSLLLRRPAGAGAGAQGGRGEQPGEGPRSLEEKFLEENILLLRRQLNCLRRRDAGLLNQLQELDKQISDLRLDVEKTTDEHLETDSRPSSGFYELSDGASGSLSNSSNSVFNVHPKYQCDLVSKNGNDIYRYPSPLHAVAVQSPMFLLPVTENPQREEERLACDMSDVCTPSEMDSGQSTNAFPPQSSWPAPCPSTSKRIDSYILSLVQKKTHAVRTNKPRTSLNADATKGILRHGSMCVRQPAAMVAHGNVVNLKSSKPVGLPPGGAPAPDHTVPSPLKQRPREPAGEQLESRKAPLPAAFPPSTTTELQSKQLPRGVKPAPPELGRNTTATAGDAPKENGQLFAALPKETPGKAVVLQPENRVSQPPKKILLKSSLQAARSSSPAVEERPALDFKSEGSSSQSLDDGLLVNAQYIPAQQQNMKLHKGTRNVKILKSSALKHRSHLANGVENSSQTLREKAKLVGKKCRFPEELDTNKKLKKPSSRGKRGSGLPLEPSLPGRQGLHRSALRSHGHGREVVVAKPKHKRADYRRWKSSAEISYEEALRRARRNRREGVGVYSQVPLPYVSPYAYVASDSEYSAECESLFHSTVVDTSEDEQSNYTTNCFGDSESSLSEVEFVGESTTTSDSDESGGLIWSQFVQTLPIQTVTAPELHENAAKAFVKIKASHNLKKKILRFRSGSLKLMTTV from the exons ATGAAGGCGAGCCCCGTGGCGAGtgccccggcggcggcggggggacccGCGGGGGCGCCCGATGCGCGCTGGCGGGAGAAGGGCGAAGcggaggcggagcggcagcgcACCCGGGAGCGGCTGGAGGCCACGCTGGCCGGGCTGGGCGAGCTGGAGTACCTGcggcagaggcaggagctgctggtcaAGAGCCTCCTGCTgcggcggccggcgggagcgggagcCGGGGCGCAGGGCGGCCGCGGGGAGCAGCCCGGAGAGGGGCCGCGCAGCCTGgaggagaagttcctggaggaGAACATCCTCCTCCTGCGGAGGCAGCTG AACTGCTTGAGGAGGAGGGATGCTGGGTTATTAAATCAGTTGCAAGAGCTGGATAAGCAAATAAGTGATCTCCGCCTGGACGTGGAAAAAACGACAGATGAACACCTGGAGACAGACAGTCGTCCAAGTTCAG GGTTTTATGAGCTGAGTGATGGAGCTTCTGGATCGCTTTCCAATTCATCTAACTCTGTCTTCA ATGTACATCCCAAGTACCAGTGCGATCTGGTGTCTAAAAACGGGAACGACATCTACCGCTACCCCAGCCCGCTCCACgctgtggctgtgcagagcCCCATGTTCCTTCTCCCCGTGACTGAGAACCCCCAGCGAGAAGAGGAGAGGCTGGCTTGCGATATGAGCGACGTTTGCACGCCATCCGAAATGGACTCGGGACAATCCACCAACGCCTTCCCCCCGCAGAGCTCCTGGCCGGCTCCGTGCCCTTCCACCAGCAAGAGGATAGACAGCTACATCTTAAGCCTGGTTCAGAAAAAGACTCACGCAGTAAGGACTAACAAACCCCGGACGAGTCTCAACGCCGATGCCACCAAAGGGATCTTGAGGCATGGGAGCATGTGCGTCCGGCAGCCGGCAGCAATGGTGGCCCACGGCAATGTGGTGAACCTGAAGAGCTCCAAGCCGGTGGGTTTGCCTCCCGGTGGGGCCCCTGCTCCGGACCACACGGTTCCCTCCCCGCTAAAGCAGAGGCCGAGGGAGCcggctggggagcagctggagagtAGGAAGGCTCCTTTGCCGGCAGCTTTCCCACCCAGCACAACAACAGAACTCCAGAGCAAGCAGCTGCCCCGGGGCGTCAAACCGGCACCGCCGGAGCTCGGCCGCAACACCACGGCCACGGCCGGGGATGCCCCCAAGGAGAACGGCCAGCTCTTTGCTGCACTTCCCAAAGAGACCCCAGGGAAGGCGGTGGTGCTGCAGCCAGAGAACAGGGTCAGCCAGCCTCCCAAAAAGATCCTGTTGAAGAGCAGCTTGCAGGCAGCTCGCTCCTCGTCACCGGCTGTCGAGGAGAGACCTGCGCTGGATTTCAAAAGTGAGGGCTCTTCCTCGCAGAGCCTGGATGATGGGCTGCTGGTGAACGCCCAGTACATCCCggcccagcagcaaaacatgaAGCTTCACAAAGGCACCCGGAATGTCAAGATTTTGAAAAGCTCTGCGTTGAAACACAGGTCCCACCTTGCCAACGGGGTGGAAAACAGCTCGCAGACCTTGAGGGAGAAAGCCAAACTGGTCGGCAAGAAGTGCCGCTTTCCTGAGGAGTTGGATACAAATAAGAAACTGAAAAAGCCCTCGTCGCGGGGGAAGAGAGGCAGCGGCCTGCCGCTGGAGCCGAGCCTCCCGGGCCGGCAGGGCCTGCACCGATCCGCCCTCCGCTCCCACGGGCACGGCCGGGAGGTTGTGGTGGCCAAGCCCAAACACAAGCGGGCCGACTACCGCCGCTGGAAGTCCTCGGCGGAGATCTCCTACGAGGAGGCCCTGCGGAGGGCGAGGAGGAACCGGCGGGAGGGCGTGGGGGTCTACTCACAGGTGCCCCTGCCCTACGTCAGCCCCTACGCCTACGTGGCCAGCGACTCGGAGTACTCGGCCGAGTGCGAGTCCTTGTTCCACTCCACCGTGGTGGACACGAGCGAGGATGAGCAGAGCAACTACACCACGAACTGCTTTGGAGACAGCGAGTCAAGCCTGAGCGAGGTGGAGTTTGTAGGGGAGAGCACGACCACCAGCGACTCTGATGAGAGCGGGGGCCTGATTTGGTCCCAGTTTGTCCAGACGCTCCCCATCCAAACGGTCACGGCGCCGGAGCTGCATGAAAATGCGGCCAAGGCCTTTGTCAAAATCAAAGCCTCCCATAACCTCAAGAAGAAGATCCTCCGCTTTCGGTCAGGCTCCCTGAAGCTCATGACGACCGTCTAG
- the DACT1 gene encoding dapper homolog 1 isoform X3 yields MKASPVASAPAAAGGPAGAPDARWREKGEAEAERQRTRERLEATLAGLGELEYLRQRQELLVKSLLLRRPAGAGAGAQGGRGEQPGEGPRSLEEKFLEENILLLRRQLNCLRRRDAGLLNQLQELDKQISDLRLDVEKTTDEHLETDSRPSSGFYELSDGASGSLSNSSNSVFSECLSSCHSSTCFCSPLEATLNISDGRPKSADVHPKYQCDLVSKNGNDIYRYPSPLHAVAVQSPMFLLPVTENPQREEERLACDMSDVCTPSEMDSGQSTNAFPPQSSWPAPCPSTSKRIDSYILSLVQKKTHAVRTNKPRTSLNADATKGILRHGSMCVRQPAAMVAHGNVVNLKSSKPVGLPPGGAPAPDHTVPSPLKQRPREPAGEQLESRKAPLPAAFPPSTTTELQSKQLPRGVKPAPPELGRNTTATAGDAPKENGQLFAALPKETPGKAVVLQPENRVSQPPKKILLKSSLQAARSSSPAVEERPALDFKSEGSSSQSLDDGLLVNAQYIPAQQQNMKLHKGTRNVKILKSSALKHRSHLANGVENSSQTLREKAKLVGKKCRFPEELDTNKKLKKPSSRGKRGSGLPLEPSLPGRQGLHRSALRSHGHGREVVVAKPKHKRADYRRWKSSAEISYEEALRRARRNRREGVGVYSQVPLPYVSPYAYVASDSEYSAECESLFHSTVVDTSEDEQSNYTTNCFGDSESSLSEVEFVGESTTTSDSDESGGLIWSQFVQTLPIQTVTAPELHENAAKAFVKIKASHNLKKKILRFRSGSLKLMTTV; encoded by the exons ATGAAGGCGAGCCCCGTGGCGAGtgccccggcggcggcggggggacccGCGGGGGCGCCCGATGCGCGCTGGCGGGAGAAGGGCGAAGcggaggcggagcggcagcgcACCCGGGAGCGGCTGGAGGCCACGCTGGCCGGGCTGGGCGAGCTGGAGTACCTGcggcagaggcaggagctgctggtcaAGAGCCTCCTGCTgcggcggccggcgggagcgggagcCGGGGCGCAGGGCGGCCGCGGGGAGCAGCCCGGAGAGGGGCCGCGCAGCCTGgaggagaagttcctggaggaGAACATCCTCCTCCTGCGGAGGCAGCTG AACTGCTTGAGGAGGAGGGATGCTGGGTTATTAAATCAGTTGCAAGAGCTGGATAAGCAAATAAGTGATCTCCGCCTGGACGTGGAAAAAACGACAGATGAACACCTGGAGACAGACAGTCGTCCAAGTTCAG GGTTTTATGAGCTGAGTGATGGAGCTTCTGGATCGCTTTCCAATTCATCTAACTCTGTCTTCAGTGAGTGTTTATCCAGTTGCCATTCTAGCACTTGCTTTTGCAGCCCTTTGGAGGCAACACTGAATATCTCAGATGGACGCCCTAAATCTGCAG ATGTACATCCCAAGTACCAGTGCGATCTGGTGTCTAAAAACGGGAACGACATCTACCGCTACCCCAGCCCGCTCCACgctgtggctgtgcagagcCCCATGTTCCTTCTCCCCGTGACTGAGAACCCCCAGCGAGAAGAGGAGAGGCTGGCTTGCGATATGAGCGACGTTTGCACGCCATCCGAAATGGACTCGGGACAATCCACCAACGCCTTCCCCCCGCAGAGCTCCTGGCCGGCTCCGTGCCCTTCCACCAGCAAGAGGATAGACAGCTACATCTTAAGCCTGGTTCAGAAAAAGACTCACGCAGTAAGGACTAACAAACCCCGGACGAGTCTCAACGCCGATGCCACCAAAGGGATCTTGAGGCATGGGAGCATGTGCGTCCGGCAGCCGGCAGCAATGGTGGCCCACGGCAATGTGGTGAACCTGAAGAGCTCCAAGCCGGTGGGTTTGCCTCCCGGTGGGGCCCCTGCTCCGGACCACACGGTTCCCTCCCCGCTAAAGCAGAGGCCGAGGGAGCcggctggggagcagctggagagtAGGAAGGCTCCTTTGCCGGCAGCTTTCCCACCCAGCACAACAACAGAACTCCAGAGCAAGCAGCTGCCCCGGGGCGTCAAACCGGCACCGCCGGAGCTCGGCCGCAACACCACGGCCACGGCCGGGGATGCCCCCAAGGAGAACGGCCAGCTCTTTGCTGCACTTCCCAAAGAGACCCCAGGGAAGGCGGTGGTGCTGCAGCCAGAGAACAGGGTCAGCCAGCCTCCCAAAAAGATCCTGTTGAAGAGCAGCTTGCAGGCAGCTCGCTCCTCGTCACCGGCTGTCGAGGAGAGACCTGCGCTGGATTTCAAAAGTGAGGGCTCTTCCTCGCAGAGCCTGGATGATGGGCTGCTGGTGAACGCCCAGTACATCCCggcccagcagcaaaacatgaAGCTTCACAAAGGCACCCGGAATGTCAAGATTTTGAAAAGCTCTGCGTTGAAACACAGGTCCCACCTTGCCAACGGGGTGGAAAACAGCTCGCAGACCTTGAGGGAGAAAGCCAAACTGGTCGGCAAGAAGTGCCGCTTTCCTGAGGAGTTGGATACAAATAAGAAACTGAAAAAGCCCTCGTCGCGGGGGAAGAGAGGCAGCGGCCTGCCGCTGGAGCCGAGCCTCCCGGGCCGGCAGGGCCTGCACCGATCCGCCCTCCGCTCCCACGGGCACGGCCGGGAGGTTGTGGTGGCCAAGCCCAAACACAAGCGGGCCGACTACCGCCGCTGGAAGTCCTCGGCGGAGATCTCCTACGAGGAGGCCCTGCGGAGGGCGAGGAGGAACCGGCGGGAGGGCGTGGGGGTCTACTCACAGGTGCCCCTGCCCTACGTCAGCCCCTACGCCTACGTGGCCAGCGACTCGGAGTACTCGGCCGAGTGCGAGTCCTTGTTCCACTCCACCGTGGTGGACACGAGCGAGGATGAGCAGAGCAACTACACCACGAACTGCTTTGGAGACAGCGAGTCAAGCCTGAGCGAGGTGGAGTTTGTAGGGGAGAGCACGACCACCAGCGACTCTGATGAGAGCGGGGGCCTGATTTGGTCCCAGTTTGTCCAGACGCTCCCCATCCAAACGGTCACGGCGCCGGAGCTGCATGAAAATGCGGCCAAGGCCTTTGTCAAAATCAAAGCCTCCCATAACCTCAAGAAGAAGATCCTCCGCTTTCGGTCAGGCTCCCTGAAGCTCATGACGACCGTCTAG
- the DACT1 gene encoding dapper homolog 1 isoform X2 — protein sequence MKASPVASAPAAAGGPAGAPDARWREKGEAEAERQRTRERLEATLAGLGELEYLRQRQELLVKSLLLRRPAGAGAGAQGGRGEQPGEGPRSLEEKFLEENILLLRRQLNCLRRRDAGLLNQLQELDKQISDLRLDVEKTTDEHLETDSRPSSGFYELSDGASGSLSNSSNSVFNLIGWMDYNKEGQHEDQTAGSVCRSLSTPHSNSLDVVADVHPKYQCDLVSKNGNDIYRYPSPLHAVAVQSPMFLLPVTENPQREEERLACDMSDVCTPSEMDSGQSTNAFPPQSSWPAPCPSTSKRIDSYILSLVQKKTHAVRTNKPRTSLNADATKGILRHGSMCVRQPAAMVAHGNVVNLKSSKPVGLPPGGAPAPDHTVPSPLKQRPREPAGEQLESRKAPLPAAFPPSTTTELQSKQLPRGVKPAPPELGRNTTATAGDAPKENGQLFAALPKETPGKAVVLQPENRVSQPPKKILLKSSLQAARSSSPAVEERPALDFKSEGSSSQSLDDGLLVNAQYIPAQQQNMKLHKGTRNVKILKSSALKHRSHLANGVENSSQTLREKAKLVGKKCRFPEELDTNKKLKKPSSRGKRGSGLPLEPSLPGRQGLHRSALRSHGHGREVVVAKPKHKRADYRRWKSSAEISYEEALRRARRNRREGVGVYSQVPLPYVSPYAYVASDSEYSAECESLFHSTVVDTSEDEQSNYTTNCFGDSESSLSEVEFVGESTTTSDSDESGGLIWSQFVQTLPIQTVTAPELHENAAKAFVKIKASHNLKKKILRFRSGSLKLMTTV from the exons ATGAAGGCGAGCCCCGTGGCGAGtgccccggcggcggcggggggacccGCGGGGGCGCCCGATGCGCGCTGGCGGGAGAAGGGCGAAGcggaggcggagcggcagcgcACCCGGGAGCGGCTGGAGGCCACGCTGGCCGGGCTGGGCGAGCTGGAGTACCTGcggcagaggcaggagctgctggtcaAGAGCCTCCTGCTgcggcggccggcgggagcgggagcCGGGGCGCAGGGCGGCCGCGGGGAGCAGCCCGGAGAGGGGCCGCGCAGCCTGgaggagaagttcctggaggaGAACATCCTCCTCCTGCGGAGGCAGCTG AACTGCTTGAGGAGGAGGGATGCTGGGTTATTAAATCAGTTGCAAGAGCTGGATAAGCAAATAAGTGATCTCCGCCTGGACGTGGAAAAAACGACAGATGAACACCTGGAGACAGACAGTCGTCCAAGTTCAG GGTTTTATGAGCTGAGTGATGGAGCTTCTGGATCGCTTTCCAATTCATCTAACTCTGTCTTCA ATCTCATAGGCTGGATGGACTATAATAAGGAAGGCCAGCATGAGGACCAGACCGCAGGCTCTGTCTGTCGCTCTTTATCCACACCGCACTCAAATTCCCTCGATGTCGTTGCAGATGTACATCCCAAGTACCAGTGCGATCTGGTGTCTAAAAACGGGAACGACATCTACCGCTACCCCAGCCCGCTCCACgctgtggctgtgcagagcCCCATGTTCCTTCTCCCCGTGACTGAGAACCCCCAGCGAGAAGAGGAGAGGCTGGCTTGCGATATGAGCGACGTTTGCACGCCATCCGAAATGGACTCGGGACAATCCACCAACGCCTTCCCCCCGCAGAGCTCCTGGCCGGCTCCGTGCCCTTCCACCAGCAAGAGGATAGACAGCTACATCTTAAGCCTGGTTCAGAAAAAGACTCACGCAGTAAGGACTAACAAACCCCGGACGAGTCTCAACGCCGATGCCACCAAAGGGATCTTGAGGCATGGGAGCATGTGCGTCCGGCAGCCGGCAGCAATGGTGGCCCACGGCAATGTGGTGAACCTGAAGAGCTCCAAGCCGGTGGGTTTGCCTCCCGGTGGGGCCCCTGCTCCGGACCACACGGTTCCCTCCCCGCTAAAGCAGAGGCCGAGGGAGCcggctggggagcagctggagagtAGGAAGGCTCCTTTGCCGGCAGCTTTCCCACCCAGCACAACAACAGAACTCCAGAGCAAGCAGCTGCCCCGGGGCGTCAAACCGGCACCGCCGGAGCTCGGCCGCAACACCACGGCCACGGCCGGGGATGCCCCCAAGGAGAACGGCCAGCTCTTTGCTGCACTTCCCAAAGAGACCCCAGGGAAGGCGGTGGTGCTGCAGCCAGAGAACAGGGTCAGCCAGCCTCCCAAAAAGATCCTGTTGAAGAGCAGCTTGCAGGCAGCTCGCTCCTCGTCACCGGCTGTCGAGGAGAGACCTGCGCTGGATTTCAAAAGTGAGGGCTCTTCCTCGCAGAGCCTGGATGATGGGCTGCTGGTGAACGCCCAGTACATCCCggcccagcagcaaaacatgaAGCTTCACAAAGGCACCCGGAATGTCAAGATTTTGAAAAGCTCTGCGTTGAAACACAGGTCCCACCTTGCCAACGGGGTGGAAAACAGCTCGCAGACCTTGAGGGAGAAAGCCAAACTGGTCGGCAAGAAGTGCCGCTTTCCTGAGGAGTTGGATACAAATAAGAAACTGAAAAAGCCCTCGTCGCGGGGGAAGAGAGGCAGCGGCCTGCCGCTGGAGCCGAGCCTCCCGGGCCGGCAGGGCCTGCACCGATCCGCCCTCCGCTCCCACGGGCACGGCCGGGAGGTTGTGGTGGCCAAGCCCAAACACAAGCGGGCCGACTACCGCCGCTGGAAGTCCTCGGCGGAGATCTCCTACGAGGAGGCCCTGCGGAGGGCGAGGAGGAACCGGCGGGAGGGCGTGGGGGTCTACTCACAGGTGCCCCTGCCCTACGTCAGCCCCTACGCCTACGTGGCCAGCGACTCGGAGTACTCGGCCGAGTGCGAGTCCTTGTTCCACTCCACCGTGGTGGACACGAGCGAGGATGAGCAGAGCAACTACACCACGAACTGCTTTGGAGACAGCGAGTCAAGCCTGAGCGAGGTGGAGTTTGTAGGGGAGAGCACGACCACCAGCGACTCTGATGAGAGCGGGGGCCTGATTTGGTCCCAGTTTGTCCAGACGCTCCCCATCCAAACGGTCACGGCGCCGGAGCTGCATGAAAATGCGGCCAAGGCCTTTGTCAAAATCAAAGCCTCCCATAACCTCAAGAAGAAGATCCTCCGCTTTCGGTCAGGCTCCCTGAAGCTCATGACGACCGTCTAG